CCTGTTCGTGGCGATGAGCCTGACCTACTGGGGCGCCCGCCACATCCACTCCGGCCTGGTGTCGCTGATTTTTGGCCTTGCCCCGCTGCTGACCGGGCTGTTTGCCCGCTACTGGCTGCCCGGGCAACCCCTGCACCGCCACGAATTGCTCGGCGCCGGCCTGGGCGTCGGCGGCCTGGCGCTGATTTTTGCCGCCGGCCGCCAGATCGGCGATGAATTGTTCATCCACGGCCTGCTGGCCCTGCTTGCTGCAACGGCGATCTACTCGGCCGGACTGGTCGGACTCAAGCGGATCGGCGACGACAGCCCGCCGCTGGCAACGACCCTCGGCACCCTTGCCGTTGCCCTGCCGCTGTTCGGGCTGCTCTGGCTGCACGAAAGTGGCGGCGACTGGGCGCTGCCGCCGGCACGCAGCCTGGCCGCCATCGTCTATCTCGGGGTATTCGGTTCGGTGCTCGGCTTTGCGCTGTATTACTACGTGATCAAGCACCTGGCGGCCGCACGGGTGGCGCTGATCACCCTGATCACGCCGGTGCTGGCGCTGCTGCTTGGGCACTGGCTGAACGGCGAGGAAATCGGACTGCGGATTGCTGCAGGCACGGCGCTGGTGCTCGGCGGCCTGCTGCTGCATCAATGGCCGCAATTGCAGCGCAGTCTGCGCCCGGCTG
This genomic window from Dechloromonas sp. ZY10 contains:
- a CDS encoding DMT family transporter → MSIPAAYLGVVLIWSTTPLAIQWSTQGTDFAFAVFLRMLIGCLLAATLVAAWRIGLPLHSRARRAYLVGGLSLFVAMSLTYWGARHIHSGLVSLIFGLAPLLTGLFARYWLPGQPLHRHELLGAGLGVGGLALIFAAGRQIGDELFIHGLLALLAATAIYSAGLVGLKRIGDDSPPLATTLGTLAVALPLFGLLWLHESGGDWALPPARSLAAIVYLGVFGSVLGFALYYYVIKHLAAARVALITLITPVLALLLGHWLNGEEIGLRIAAGTALVLGGLLLHQWPQLQRSLRPAAAR